CAAGAACAGCTATCGCATCAGCGTCAGCGTCAGCGTTTGCCTGAAATGGGAGCGTTACTTAAACAGGTGAATCAGCTTTTGCGCCAGGCGAATTTGCCGGGACAATTTCCGCTACTGGTGGGCTATTACCACAGCGATCTTAAAAACCTGATATTAGTTTCAGCCGGGCTTAATGCCTCGTTAAATACCGGCGATCACCATATTCAAATTAGCAACGGTGTTCCGCTTGGCACATTGGGTAATACTTATCTTAATCAGTTGAGCCAGCGCTGCGACTCCTGGCAATGTCAGGTGTGGGGCGCTGGGGGGCGGCTGCGCTTGATGTTGAGCGCGGAATGAGCGATCGCATCATCCATTGCAGATACATTTACCCGTCGGATTAAACGGGTGGTACTATCGCCGCAGAATATGCGTATTTGTCCTAATTAGATGTAAGCGCGTCCTTTTCAGACCTGGTTGATGGGTGGGTACTGATATACTCAGGCGCGAGTTAATTCATGAACATGTTCATAGTTTGAACAGTCCAGGAGATTTCAATGGCTGCAATAAATTCGAAAGTGACTAAAGCAGTAATCCCGGTAGCGGGATTGGGAACCAGGATGTTACCAGCGACCAAGGCAATTCCTAAAGAAATGTTACCGCTGGTGGATAAGCCATTAATTCAGTATGTCGTTAATGAATGTATCGCTGCAGGTATTACGGAAATCGTTCTGGTCACACATTCCTCCAAAAACTCTATTGAAAACCATTTCGATACCAGTTTTGAACTGGAAGCGATGCTGGAAAAACGTGTTAAACGTCAGCTTCTGGAAGAAGTTCAGTCCATTTGCCCGCCACATGTCACTATTATGCAGGTTCGTCAGGGGCTGGCGAAAGGATTGGGACACGCAGTGCTGTGTGCGCATCCGGTGGTTGGTAATGAGCCAGTCGCGGTAATTCTTCCGGACGTTATTCTGGATGAATATGAATCCGATCTGTCCCAGGATAACCTGGCTGAAATGATTAAACGCTTTGACGAAACGGGTGCCAGCCAGATTATGGTTGAGCCGGTTGCTGATGTGACCGCCTATGGTGTCGTTGACTGTAAAGGCGCCACGTTAAATCCAGGCGACAGCGTGCCGATGGTTGGCGTGGTAGAAAAACCGAAAGCCGACGTTGCGCCGTCCAATCTGGCCGTGGTAGGCCGTTATGTGCTGAGTGAGCAAATTTGGCCGTTGCTGGCGAAAACGCCTCCGGGAGCGGGTGATGAGATTCAGCTTACCGATGCGATTGATATGTTAATCGAAAAAGAAACGGTTGAAGCTTATCATATGAAAGGCAAGAGCCACGATTGTGGTAATAAGCTGGGATATATGCAGGCGTTCGTAGAATACGGTCTTCGTCACAATTCTCTTGGTGCCGAATTTAAAACCTGGCTGGAAGATACTGTAGGCACCGGAAAAGCATAATCTTCTTCCTGATGCCCAAATAAGGCCGGAGACAATAGTGCAATGCGCTGATTATCTCCGGCCTTTTTATTTTTGTGTTTCCAGGTGAAACATCCGTTAACTTCTTCTCGTAAGAACAAAGCGCACAAAAAGAATAATGTGATGTTGAGAATTTAAACAAAAGGCAAGCAGTAAGTCTGAGCGGGGTTGGCGCTACACTATATTTGTGAAGATATTGTGTGGTTCATCAAAAAAAATCCCGCCGGTGGCGGGATTTTTTTGAAGCAGGCGAGATTACTCGGTGATCAGGAAATCGTCGAGCTGTTTGCCTTGTTCGTCCATTGCTTTTTTGATAACAGCAGGAGTGCGACCCTGGCCAGTCCACGTTTTAGTTTCGCCGTTTTCATCAACGTAGCTATATTTAGCCGGACGTGCTGCGCGTTTAGCTTTTGTGCCGGATTTAGCAGCAGAAAGACTATTCAGCAATTCATTCGGGTCAATACCGTCAGCCATCAGCATGTCACGGTATTGTTGCAGTTTACGCGTACGTTCTTCAACTTCAGCTGCGGCGGCGCTTTCTTCCTCGCGGCGTTCATTTACCACAACTTCTAATTTTTCCAGCATTTCTTCGAGCGTTTCCAGAGTGCATTCTCTTGCCTGCGCACGAAGAGTACGGATGTTGTTCAGAATTTTAAGTGCTTCGCTCATTGTAGTAATCTCAAACTTATATTGGGGTGGTTTGTTGGGCTAATAATAGAGCGTTAATTTGACCAGTGCAATAGCTGAGAATGTAAGGAATTCAAAATACCCATTTATTTCGATGATTTTTAAATATCGCTAACTTAAATTTAGCTTGAAGAATCGCACAAAACAGCGCTTATACCGACGACAAACTTCATCGTCAGGATTGCGGCTGCTTTCGATTAATCCAGAAAGGGTTATAGGCACAATGGATAAATAACAGCCTTATGTATTACGACATCAGATGGGGTTTTTCTTCTAAATTATTAATAATTTCCGAACCATAAGCTCAGATTGTTCTGATTACAAATAGTATGTATACGACCCGGTTTCTAATTGTTGTTTCTTTGGCAGTAACAAACCACTGCATAAACTTGCCTTATATCTATGAGTCCATAACCAGACCCGATTTACTCAGGATCAGCGCTGGCTCAGGGTTAGCCAGATAAAATATGGTACAATCGTTGTCGGAATATCACACTTTGATTGGGGTTTTGCACGCAATGGCACAGCTTTATTTCTACTATTCAGCAATGAATGCAGGGAAATCGACAGCGTTACTACAGTCTTCGTACAATTATCAGGAACGCGGCATGCGTTCGGTAGTCTACACCGCTGAAATTGACGATCGCTTCGGAGCAGGGAAGGTAAGTTCGCGTATTGGCTTATCATCACCTGCGCGTTTGTTTAATCAACACACTGCATTATTCGAAGAGATAAAAGCTGAACATGCGCGTGAAGCGGTACATTGCGTGCTGGTGGATGAGAGCCAGTTTTTAACGCGTGAACAGGTCTATGCATTGTCTGAAGTTGTTGATCAACTGGATATCCCGGTACTGTGCTATGGGCTGCGTACTGATTTTCGCGGCGAGCTGTTCGTGGGAAGCCAATATTTACTCGCGTGGTCAGACAAACTGGTCGAACTGAAAACCATCTGTTTCTGCGGACGTAAAGCCAGCATGGTACTGCGCCTGGATCAGGCCGGACGTCCCTACAATGAAGGGGAGCAGGTAGTAATAGGCGGCAATGAGCGCTATGTCTCCGTATGCCGTAAACACTATAAGGAAGCCCTTGCTGAGGGTTCGTTAACGGCGATACAGCAACGCGTACGCGGAACAACGTCCGATTGTTGAGTTTAATGTCAGATATAAAAAAACCCGCCGAAGCGGGTTTTTTATTAACTGAGATAATTAAGCGGTTTTCTTCGCTTTTTTATCTGCTTTTACAGCCGGTACTACCACTTCAACTTTCGCTGATGCCGTGTCACTTTCTTTGAACTCACGACCATAGAACGTATCCAGCAGGATTTGTTTCAGTTCGGAGATCAGTGGGTAACGCGGGTTAGCGCCAGTGCACTGGTCATCAAATGCATCTTCAGACAGTTTATCCACGTTCGCAAGGAAGTCCGCTTCCTGCACGCCAGCTTCACGGATAGATTTCGGAATGCCCAGTTCAGCTTTCAGGCTTTCCAGCCATGCCAGCAGTTTTTCAATTTTCGCTGCGGTACGGTCGCCTGGAGCGCTCAGGCCCAGATGATCGGCGATCTCAGCATAGCGACGACGCGCCTGCGGACGATCGTACTGGCTGAAAGCCGTCTGTTTGGTCGGGTTGTCATTCGCGTTGTAGCGGATAACGTTACAGATCAGCAGGGCGTTAGCCAGACCGTGCGGAATGTGGAACTGTGAGCCCAGTTTGTGCGCCATGGAGTGACACACGCCGAGGAAGGCGTTTGCAAACGCGATACCGGCGATGGTCGCTGCACTGTGAACGCGTTCACGTGCTACCGGGTTTTTAGAACCTTCGTTGTAAGACGCTGGCAGATTTTCTTTCAACAGTTTCAGGGCTTGCAGCGCCTGACCATCGGAGAATTCAGAAGCCAGTACAGAAACATAAGCTTCCAGTGCGTGCGTCACCGCGTCCAGGCCACCGAAAGCACACAGTGATTTCGGCATTTCCATTACGAGGTTGGCGTCGACAATGGCCATATCCGGGGTCAGTGCATAATCTGCCAGCGGGTATTTCTGACCGGTTGCATCATCGGTCACGACGGCAAACGGCGTCACTTCAGAACCGGTACCGGAAGTAGTGGTGATAGCGACCATTTTCGCTTTCACGCCCATTTTCGGGAACTTGTAGATACGTTTACGGATGTCCATAAAGCGCAGCGCCAGCTCTTCGAAATGGGTTTCCGGATGTTCGTACATAACCCACATGATTTTAGCGGCATCCATCGGGGAACCACCACCAAGCGCGATGATGATGTCCGGTTTGAAGGAGTTCGCCAGTTCCGCACCTTTACGCACGATGGTCAGCGTCGGGTCAGCTTCAACTTCGAAGAACACTTCAGTTTCCACGCCAGCCGCTTTCAGCACAGAGGTGATCTGGTCTGCATAGCCATTGTTGAAGAGGAAACGGTCGGTCACGATAAGCGCGCGTTTGTGACCATCAGTAATCACTTCATCCAGCGCAATTGGCAGTGAGCCACGGCGGAAGTAGATAGATTTCGGAAGTTTATGCCACAACATGTTTTCAGCTCGCTTAGCAACGGTTTTCTTGTTGATCAGGTGTTTCGGACCAACGTTTTCGGAGATGGAGTTACCACCCCAGGAACCACAACCCAGAGTCAGGGAAGGCGCGAGTTTAAAGTTATACAGGTCACCGATACCACCCTGTGATGCCGGGGTGTTGATCAGGATACGTGCGGTTTTCATCTTCTGACCGAAGAAGGCGACACGATCCGGCTGGTTATCCTGGTCGGTATACAGGCAGGAAGTATGACCGATACCGCCCATGGCGACCAGTTTCTCAGCTTTTTCTACCGCGTCTTCAAAGTCTTTCGCACGGTACATTGCCAGCGTCGGGGAGAGTTTTTCATGTGCAAATGGTTCACTTTCATCAACCACTTTCACTTCACCAATCAGGATCTTGGTTGTAGCCGGAACGGTGAAGCCGGCAAGCTCAGCAATTTTATAGGCTGGCTGGCCAACGATAGCGGCGTTCAGCGCGCCATTTTTCAGGATAATATCCTGAACGGCTTTCAGTTCTTTACCCTGCAACATGTAGCCGCCGTGGCTGGCGAAACGTTCGCGAACGGCGTCATACACAGAATCGACAACAACGACAGATTGTTCAGATGCGCAGATCACGCCGTTATCGAAGGTTTTGG
The Kosakonia oryzae genome window above contains:
- the galU gene encoding UTP--glucose-1-phosphate uridylyltransferase GalU, which encodes MAAINSKVTKAVIPVAGLGTRMLPATKAIPKEMLPLVDKPLIQYVVNECIAAGITEIVLVTHSSKNSIENHFDTSFELEAMLEKRVKRQLLEEVQSICPPHVTIMQVRQGLAKGLGHAVLCAHPVVGNEPVAVILPDVILDEYESDLSQDNLAEMIKRFDETGASQIMVEPVADVTAYGVVDCKGATLNPGDSVPMVGVVEKPKADVAPSNLAVVGRYVLSEQIWPLLAKTPPGAGDEIQLTDAIDMLIEKETVEAYHMKGKSHDCGNKLGYMQAFVEYGLRHNSLGAEFKTWLEDTVGTGKA
- the hns gene encoding histone-like nucleoid-structuring protein H-NS → MSEALKILNNIRTLRAQARECTLETLEEMLEKLEVVVNERREEESAAAAEVEERTRKLQQYRDMLMADGIDPNELLNSLSAAKSGTKAKRAARPAKYSYVDENGETKTWTGQGRTPAVIKKAMDEQGKQLDDFLITE
- the tdk gene encoding thymidine kinase translates to MAQLYFYYSAMNAGKSTALLQSSYNYQERGMRSVVYTAEIDDRFGAGKVSSRIGLSSPARLFNQHTALFEEIKAEHAREAVHCVLVDESQFLTREQVYALSEVVDQLDIPVLCYGLRTDFRGELFVGSQYLLAWSDKLVELKTICFCGRKASMVLRLDQAGRPYNEGEQVVIGGNERYVSVCRKHYKEALAEGSLTAIQQRVRGTTSDC
- the adhE gene encoding bifunctional acetaldehyde-CoA/alcohol dehydrogenase, whose protein sequence is MAVTNVAELNALVERVKKAQREYANFTQEQVDKIFRAAALAAADARIPLAKMAVAESGMGIVEDKVIKNHFASEYIYNAYKDEKTCGVLSEDDTFGTITIAEPIGIICGIVPTTNPTSTAIFKSLISLKTRNAIIFSPHPRAKDATNKAADIVLQAAIAAGAPKDLIGWIDQPSVELSNALMHHPDINLILATGGPGMVKAAYSSGKPAIGVGAGNTPVVIDETADIKRAVASVLMSKTFDNGVICASEQSVVVVDSVYDAVRERFASHGGYMLQGKELKAVQDIILKNGALNAAIVGQPAYKIAELAGFTVPATTKILIGEVKVVDESEPFAHEKLSPTLAMYRAKDFEDAVEKAEKLVAMGGIGHTSCLYTDQDNQPDRVAFFGQKMKTARILINTPASQGGIGDLYNFKLAPSLTLGCGSWGGNSISENVGPKHLINKKTVAKRAENMLWHKLPKSIYFRRGSLPIALDEVITDGHKRALIVTDRFLFNNGYADQITSVLKAAGVETEVFFEVEADPTLTIVRKGAELANSFKPDIIIALGGGSPMDAAKIMWVMYEHPETHFEELALRFMDIRKRIYKFPKMGVKAKMVAITTTSGTGSEVTPFAVVTDDATGQKYPLADYALTPDMAIVDANLVMEMPKSLCAFGGLDAVTHALEAYVSVLASEFSDGQALQALKLLKENLPASYNEGSKNPVARERVHSAATIAGIAFANAFLGVCHSMAHKLGSQFHIPHGLANALLICNVIRYNANDNPTKQTAFSQYDRPQARRRYAEIADHLGLSAPGDRTAAKIEKLLAWLESLKAELGIPKSIREAGVQEADFLANVDKLSEDAFDDQCTGANPRYPLISELKQILLDTFYGREFKESDTASAKVEVVVPAVKADKKAKKTA